The Deltaproteobacteria bacterium genome includes the window TGGGATATTTGAACAGCGGCCCTTTGCGTTCGCCGCTGCGGTCGAGATCGACATGGACGCTGATCGGCATGTTCAATTCCAACGCGCGCGCCCAGAAGCGGTCGTCGGCTTCTGATGGATAAGCTTTGCCACTGGGAAAACCTTGCAGCAGGACGGTTGTAAAACCCGCCTTGGCGCAGAATTCCAGTTCAACGATCACGTCGGCCAACTCGCAACCCAAGGGCAAGATGCCGACGCTGAGCAGACGGTCGGGAGCCGTGGCGCAGTATTCTTCGACTAGCCAAGTGTTGTACGCGCGTAGGATCGCTTTATAAGCGTCGTTGTCTTCAACCCGGCGCCAAAACTTCGGCCCGCCTTGCTGGGAGGGAAATAACACTTCGGCGTCGATGCCATCGCGATCTTGTTCGCTGACGCGCTGCGCCGCGCTGCCGGTGCCGGGGGTGCCTTCGTAGCAGCCATCGAAGGGCACGTAGGCGTCGCGCCCTTTGCCGCCGTAAAGGTCGGCGGCCGCGGCGGCGCGTTTAATATTTGCCCCGATCATCCAAGCGTCGCTGCCGTTGTCTTGACGCACCAAGCGCGGCGCCTGTTCGCGATATTTTTCCGGCACGCGACCGAGCCAATGTTTCGAGTCGATTTCTAGATGCGAGTCGCCGGAGATGTAACGATAATTTCTAGCCACATTAGTGCTCCTTTAAACTTTGCCGCCGCGCTGCCGGTGAAATTGTTTTCGCAGGCTGATACTAGCGAAAACCCGCCGCTCTTCCAAGCGAATCGGAAGTGTTGCCAAAATCGCTGGACAATGCGCCATGTTCCGGTTTAGAAATGGTTGTCACGGTCTCAGTTTTTCATTGGGAGGAATCTAAATGACGCTGGTTGTAGGTGTGGCGACGCCGCGAGTTGAAGCGGTAGCGAAAGTTACAGGCACGGCGCAGTACAGCGCCGATCTCAATTTACCAGATACACTATGGGGCCGCTGTCTGCGTAGTCCGATCGCCTACGGCCGGATCAAGCGTATCGATACCAGCAAAGCTTGGCAGATTTCGGGCGTCAAGGCGGTGATCACCGGCCTCGACGTGCCGGGATTGAGAATCGGCCGGTGCATCTACGACACGCCCGTGATGGCGGACGGCGTGGTTCGCTTCATCGGCGAGAAAGTTGCGGCCGTGGCGGCGGAAAGTAAAGCGGCAGCGGAAGCGGCGCTGGAACTGATCGAGGTGGACTACGAAGAATTGGAACCGCTGCTCGATCCAGTGGTGGCGACCAAAGACGGCTCGACGGTGCTGCATCCCGATTTGCTTTCTTACAAAGGCTTGCCCGTGCCGGTGGAAAAAGCCGGCAATGTCTTCGCCTATTTGAAATGGGGCAAGGGCGATATTGACGAAGGCTTCAAGCAGGCCGACATCGTCGTCGAAAATAATTTCACCACGCAAGTGA containing:
- a CDS encoding amidohydrolase; this translates as MARNYRYISGDSHLEIDSKHWLGRVPEKYREQAPRLVRQDNGSDAWMIGANIKRAAAAADLYGGKGRDAYVPFDGCYEGTPGTGSAAQRVSEQDRDGIDAEVLFPSQQGGPKFWRRVEDNDAYKAILRAYNTWLVEEYCATAPDRLLSVGILPLGCELADVIVELEFCAKAGFTTVLLQGFPSGKAYPSEADDRFWARALELNMPISVHVDLDRSGERKGPLFKYPNESEEILKKLTHDLVDQVGRFGPVRGNGSIPAVQWVLSGLFDRFPTLRVFFAENQIGWIPFFLQAADVRYDRHYRWAERLLGFKPLKRPPSEYIREFCYWGFQFDRVGVELRDKINIDRLMWGSDFPHQETDWPESLKIIEKNFAGIPAGEKHKMVCGNAVEFFRLSSNS